GAACATCCTTGGCGCGGCACAGAGCAAGCCATACGGTCTTCGGTTCGAAGCCGGCCTCGAGGGCGTCAGCGGCGGTGAGACCGTCGCATTCGGTCAGGGCCATCGTGAGCATGAGGTGCTCACCGGCGGCCTCGCCGAACTCTTCTGTAACCATCCGGTGGAAATCGCTCAAACGCATACCAGGATCCTCTCACGCGAAAGCCATGAGTCAGTGACACGCTTCGATGTATTCGAATGTGTGTTCGAAATCCGTTATCCTTATTCACGGTATCCACAGCCGGAACATGGGCGGAAGTTGTGCACATTGCGGGCCTGTCAGGAACAAACTGTCAGACCCCCGTCCTAGGCTAAAAACAGTTACACAACGAATAACTAGCTTCCTAACCACAAGTATTGAGCTTCCCAAGCACACAGTTGCTACCCGGGCCGCCCCGGGCAGTGACACACAGATCCGAGAGGACTTCAGATGGCAGCACAGGACCGCGAGAAAGCACTGAATCAGGCTCTCGCCCAAATTGACCGGCAGTTCGGTAAGGGCGCGGTGATGCGCCTGGGTGATGAGACCAAGGCACCGATTGAGACGATCTCGACCAGCTCGATCGCCCTCGACGCCGCACTTGGCATTGGTGGTTTGCCGCGCGGCCGCGTCGTGGAGATCTACGGCCCGGAATCCTCCGGTAAAACCACTGTCGCGCTTCACGCGGTTGCTAACGCGCAGCGCAACGGCGGGATCGCCGCGTTCATTGACGCGGAGCACGCACTTGACCCGGTGTACGCCGCCAAGATCGGTGTGGACACGGACGCTCTCCTGGTTGCACAACCGGACACGGGTGAGCAGGCCCTGGAGATCATGGACATGCTCGTCTCCTCGGGCACGATCGACATCGTGGTGATCGACTCGGTTGCGGCACTTGTTCCGCGTGCGGAAATCGAAGGTGAGATGGGTGACTCCCACGTTGGTTTGCAGGCACGCTTGATGTCCCAGGCGCTGCGTAAGATCACCGGCCGCCTCGCCCAGACCAAGACGACCGCAATCTTCATTAACCAGCTGCGTGAAAAGATCGGTGTCTTCTTCGGTTCCCCAGAAACCACCACGGGTGGTAAAGCGCTGAAGTTCTATGCTTCGGTCCGTGTTGATGTTCGCCGCATCGAAACCCTCAAGGACGGCGCTAACCCGGTGGGTAACCGCACACGTGCCAAGATCGTGAAGAACAAGATGGCTCCGCCGTTCAAGCAGGCGGAGTTTGACATCCTCTATGGTGAAGGTATTTCCCGTGAGGGTGGACTGCTGGACATGGGTGTCGAGAACAGCCTGGTCAAGAAGTCCGGTGCCTGGTACACCTATGACGGCGATCAGCTGGGCCAGGGTAAAGAGAACGCACGCCGCTTCTTGAAGGACAACCCGGATCTAGCCGATGAGCTGGAACGTCAGATCCGCATCAAGCTGGGCATTGACGAGGATCCGGAAGCTGAGAACGAAGCCAACCTGAAGGCTGTTCCTAAGGCATGAGCCACACCCCGGATACGTCCGGGAACTCAGGAGAGAATCCTGCCGGACTGAGTGACGAAAAGCTTGCCGAGCGCCAGCGCCTCCAAAACCTTTTGGGCCTGGTGCCGGCAAGCTCACTCAGCCAACCTGCAGACAGCGACGTGGACGCCAAGCCCACTCGCTCGGACAACCGCTCGACGTTGGGGAAATCCGCCCGCTCAAAGAAGCGCAAAGCTAAGCCGGCGTCGATCCAGCAGCTGCAACGGCAACTCAAAGCGTTGCGTGAACAGCGCCGCGAACGCGAACACCAGCCACTGACCGGCGGCTCGGCACCCGCATTCGGCCGAACACAGAGCGACGAAGACGAGCCAAGCGCCAAATACGCCAACGGGGCAGCTGCGAACACCAACGCGGGAACGGCCGAGGCTCCGGTGCCGGAATGGCTCAACACGGACGCCGAGGTTCCAGAGTGGATGCTCGGTGACCTGCCGAATGACGTGCTCGAGCTCATCGAAGCAGGGGAGACTCTCAACGCACCCGGTGGCGAGCCCCCTAGCAACGAGGAAGCCTCCGAACCAGCCGAAGAATTGACCAGCGAGCAGGCTGAACGCCTGTGCCGGGAGACGGCGTTGCGCTTGCTTTCAACGCGGGCTCGTTCACGGTACGAAATCGAAGAGAACCTCCGGCGCAAAGAGCTTCCAGATGACGCCATCGCACACGTCATGGACCGTTTCGAGGAAGTCGGCCTGATCGATGATGAAGCGTTCGCACACGCGTGGGTTGAATCCCGCAACAGGTCGAAAGGTTACGCATCAGCACGCCTATCCCAAGAGCTGCGGCGCAAGGGGATCGGCGAAGAACACATCGCCGCGGCCCTTGAACAGCTCGACGGTGACGACCTTCGAGCCCAAGCAGAACAGCTTGCGCTCAAACGCCTGGGACACAGCGACCTCCCGCCGGACCGCTACGGGCCAGACCGTAAGGAACGCGAGAAAGTCATGCGCCGCATCGTGAGCCACCTCCAGCGGAAAGGCTACGCGCCAGGCATGTGCATGGCTGCGACCCGTGCGGCGATGCAACGCCACGACAGCGGCGAACGCGGCTAGAAGGGCCCATTCACAGCAACCACCGAACCAGCCGCAGCGCGCCAATCTGCACCAGGGTGTCAGCCGGTGATTCGGCGCATGAACCCAAGGCACCGTTGCTGTAGGGCCTCAACTCGCTGGGACCTGAACAGTTCAGGGTCGAGCGCGCCCTCCATCGGGGTCGGTAGCCGCCGCGCGTACTCGTTGCAATGGAAGTCCTCGTGGATCAGGGTCGCAACCGAGTTACCGGAACGGCCAGCATCCCCGGCGCGCCGGGCCGAGAACATTCGCACACCAGCCAGCTCGGTCACATCACGACACAGCGCGCACACGCCATGAACCCCAGGGGTGTGGGTCGGCCTCAACACAGCACCGCGCAAGACCCCATCCACCTCAACAACGAGGTAGGCGCGCGTGCGGTCCCGCTGATCCCGCCACCCTAGAAACTCCATGGCCTCCCAGTGATACTCAGCCAACGGGAACGGAGGTACGGCACCGGCAGCCTCACGGCGCGTCGCATTCACAAAACAACCAGCCAACGCTTCCGCACTCACAGCCTGCACAGACGTTCCTCCTTTTCAACAGCCACAGGTACCGAAACAGCCCACGGTTACCGACTCACCATGTTACGTGCCCCGCTCGTTAGACTAGACGGGTGACTTCAACCCCAATGACTGCTTCAAACTCAGCAACCGAACACCACACTGACGGTGCGCAACACACGGCGCGGACCTACCAGGTCAACACGTTCGGGTGCCAGATGAACGTCCACGATTCCGAACGGATCGCGGGCCTGCTTGAAACCGCAGGCATGGTTCCGGTTGAGCCCGGCACAGATGAGGGTGATGCCGACGTCGTTGTGTTTAACACGTGCGCGGTACGTGAAAACGCGGACAATAAGCTCTATGGCCACCTCGGTATGCTCAAGGCCGCGAAAGATGAGAACCCCGATCTGCAGATTGCTGTGGGCGGGTGTCTTGCACAGAAGGACCGTGACACCATCGTCAAGCGTGCCCCGTGGGTCGATGTGGTGTTCGGAACCCACAACGTCGGCTCCTTGCCGGTGCTGCTCGAGCGGGCACGCCATAATAAAGAAGCCCAGGTTGAGATCCTTGAAGCGCTCGAGGTTTTCCCATCCACTCTGCCGGCTAAGCGGGAGTCTCATTCCGCGGGCTGGGTTTCGATCTCGGTGGGATGTAACAACACGTGCACGTTCTGCATCGTGCCGTCCTTGCGCGGTAAAGAGAAGGACCGCCGCCCGGGGGAGATCCTCGCCGAAGTCCAGGCGTTGGTTGATGACGGCGCGATCGAGGTGACCCTGCTGGGTCAGAACGTGAACTCTTACGGCGTTGAATTCGGTGACCGCCAGGCGTTCTCCAAACTGTTGCGGGCATGCGGTGAGATCGAAGGCCTCGAAAGGGTCCGTTTCACCTCGCCACACCCTGCGATGTTCACTGACGATGTGATTGAGGCGATGGCTGAAACCCCGAACGTCATGCCGCAGCTTCACATGCCGTTGCAGTCCGGTTCGGACAAGGTCCTGAAGGATATGCGGCGCTCGTACCGTTCCAAGAAGTTCCTCGGGATCCTGGAGAAGGTGCGCGAGCGTATGCCGCACGCGGCGATCACCACCGACATCATCGTCGGCTTCCCGGGTGAAACCGACGAGGACTTCGAAGAGACCATGCGGGTTGTCGAGCAGTCCCGCTTCCATCAGGCGTTCACGTTCCAGTATTCGCCGCGGCCGGGAACCCCGGCGGCCGAATACGAAAACCAGGTCCCTAAAGACGTGGTGCAGGAACGTTTCGAGCGCCTCGTTGCACTCCAGGACCGTATTTCTGCCGAAGAAAATCAGAAGCTGCTCGGCACCACGGTTGAGCTGATCGTCGCTGACGAAAAGGGCCGCAAAGCCGAAGAGACGGGCCGGCTTGCGGGACGCGCCCAAGACCAGCGGCTCGTGCACTTCTCTGTTCCGGAAGGCGGTCAAACCCCTCGCCCAGGCGATGCCGTGACCGTGCCGATCACTCACGCTGGATCCTTCCACTTGCTCGCTGACCCAACCCTGGAGCAGTACAGTGTTCGCCGTACCCGCTCCGGGGACGCGTGGGAGCGCGCACAAGCAGATTCGTGCTCGCCAGGCGGTAGCGCGAGCGGCAAGGGTGTTTCGCTCGGCATGCCGAGCCTGCGCCCGCAAGCGTAGACAACCGCACTACAGTGAACCCGAACCCTGTGATCGCGGTGGTCGGCCCGACCGGCACCGGTAAATCCGAGCTCGCCCTTGATCTGTGCCACATGCTCAATGGAGAAGTGGTCAACACGGATGCGCTGCAGTTCTATCGCGGCATGGACATCGGTACAGCCAAGCTTCCTGTGGCGCAGCGGCAGGGGATCGAACACCATCTGCTCGACATCATGGATGTGACCGAGGAAGCCTCGGTTGCGGTGTTCCAACAGCAAGCCCGCGATGCGATCGCTGAGATCCAGGCGCGCGGGAGGACCGCTGTGCTGGTAGGTGGTTCTGGGCTATATGTGCGCGCGGTTTTAGATGAGATCGAGTTCCCGCCCACCGATCCGGAGGTCCGCGCCGAGATCGAGGCGTGGGCTGATGCGCGTAGTGCCGAGGAGGTCCGCGAGGCTCTGCGTGCAGTCGATCCGGCGAGCGCTGAGAAAATCACTGACGTGCGCCGCATGATCCGCGCGCTTGAAGTCCACCGCATCAGCGGCCGCGCATTCACCTCGTTCATGCCGCAACGCATCTATCACCAGCCCGCCGTCCAGGTGGGGCTTGACCTTGACCCGGCTGTCCTCAACGAGGCCCTCTTGCAGCGGGTCCACCGGATGTATCAAGCAGGCTTGCTGGATGAGGTCCGCGAGCTCATCACGCACGGCCTGCGGGAAGGCCGGACCGCATCGGCGGCTATTGGGTATAAACAAGCGCTCGCCGTGCTCGATGGTCAGATGAGCCAGGACGAAGCGATCGAGAGCACCCACATCGCCACGCGGCAGTTCGCCAAGCGGCAGAGAACATGGTTCCGTGCTGATCCGCGTGTCAAGCATTACGATGCCGGCGCCGGCGCGCGCGAGATCGCCCGGGCATTCGTTGCCGAAGCCATCCCGGAGGCTCTCTAGGTTCCCGCGGACGCGGGACGACTCTCGGTAGGCTGGGGTCATGGTCGATCCGCTCTCGAATGACGTCCCGGTGAGCCTTGCCGGTGCGAGTTTTGCCCGCGTCACCGCGGGCGCTGTCCCGTTTCTGATCAGCACGGCAGCGACCGTGAGCGAAGCCGAAGCCCAGTGGCTGTGCGACGGCTCCGCTGGGCTCGGTGCGGCAGGCGTGATCACGGTGTCTCAACAAGGGGACAGCGTAGGAGCTAATACTGGCGCATGGCACTGCGTTCTGACGGGGGCATCAGGGGCCCCGGTTCCTGAGCTAGAGCCCGATGCGGCACTAGCGGTGGCCGCCTACCTCGATGAGGCTGGTCAGTTGGGCGCGGGCACGCGGCTCGAATTCGGTTCGGGTGAGGCATACGTGGTCTCGCGTTCGCGGGGTAACTATAAGGTCGCTGGGGTGCGGTGGTCGTTCGCGTTCCCGCAGCAGGCCCAAGCAAAAGCCAGTGACGGCACGGTCCAGGCTGAGGGTGTACCGGTGGCCCGTCCGTGCCTCACGATGACCGTTGGCGCGCCGGTTTCTGTGGTTGCGCTCGCGGATGTGTCCGAGCTTGACCGGCTACGTTTGGATGAGCGCGGCCCGCAGCTGGATTCCGAGGTGCTTGAGCGTTCGTCGACGAGCTTCGTTGTTCCGCATGATCCGCTGGTCGAACGCGGTATCGCTGCGGTGTCGATGCGTTTCTATCATGCGCACGATGCGTTAGCAGGCAACAGCGGCGACACTGCCAGCATCAGTATGGCAGGGAGGCGGCTTTCGCGCGAATACGGTTCGAGTGTGGCTGCCGCGGTCGCGGGATCGGTTGCGTTCCAGTACTGGGCAGGCTCCGGTAGGGACATCGCGGAAGGCTGGGCGGTGAACCAGCCATCAGCGCTCGTGGGGGTCCGGCTTGAGCCGGGGTCCGCATCGAACGCTTCCGGAACAGCGCAGGCAACGGGGCCTGCGCGCGTCATCGCGAAGATCCAGCTGCGCTAGCCCCATTCAGCTGCGTTAGCCTCATAAAGCCGAGCTCGCGGTTCAAGCCGGGCGGGCCACGCGCAGAATCCGGAACTCTTTCTTTCTCGCGTAGCGTTCAACGCTCCACTCTCCCGGCAGGTTTTCGGCGAGCCATTTCTGTAGGGAATCTGAGCCGAGGTTTTTCTGGACCACAAGATACGCCTCGCCGCCCGGGTTGAGGCGCGGAAGCCACGTCATGAGGATCTCGTGGAGGACCTGCTTACCCACACGGATCGGTGGGTTGGACCAGATGAGGTCGAAACTTACATCGGCCGGCACCGCCTCCGGTGTGCACACCGTGACGTTGCGAGCGCCGGCATCGGCCGCGTTGAGACGGGCCAGATCCATCGCGCGTTCGTTGACATCGACACCCCACACCTCAGCCTGTGGAGAAGTCAGCGCGAGCGTGAGCAAGATGGGTCCCCAACCGCACCCGATGTCGAGCATCGTTCCGTGGGCCCGCGGGCTAGGAGCTTCATCCAATAAAATCTGGGTTCCCTTATCCACACCGGCGGGGCTGAAAATGCCCGAAGCGGTATGAACGTCAAGTTCCCGGTCAGCCAGAGAAACCGTAATGCGCTTGCGTGCCTCGGGAGTCACCGGTTCCGCTGTGAAGTAATGCTCGGCCATGGAACACAAGCCTAACCGAGGCACAGGGCCGCAGGTGGGTCGCTGCGGCACGGTCGCGACGACACCGGCGCTACGGCAGGGTTGCGACGACACCGGCGCTACGGTCTAGCTGAGCCCGCTACAGCTTAGAATGGTGGGGAGCCCGCAGGCCGCGGGACCACGCAATGTCAGGAGACCATGACCGAGCACCGCAACACCGATCCCCACCCGCCTTCACAGCAACGGTCTTCACAGGATCAACCTTCACGCGAGGGGACTCCACATAAGAGCACATCGGAGCACGAACGCGAGATCCAAGCGACCATCCAGCGGATCCTCGCCGCTGACCGTGAACGTGAGATTCTTGCGGGGCGTCGCGATGCCGAGAAAAGCAACGCTGCACCGGCAGGGACTGAAGCGTTCCACACTGAGGAAGGCGCGGGGAACCACGCGGCGGATGAACACGCGGAGGATGAAGCAGGGGAGCCGGGTGGACCTCGGCAACGTGGCTCTTTCTTGCAGTTCGGTCAGGCTCAAGCACTCGATACAGGCCAGGCTGAACATTCGCGTTTCGATGGACTGCAGCAGGACCTTGAGGAACGCCGCGCTACTCGCCGCGTCCAGGGCCTCTCGACAGAACTTGAAGACATTTCCGAGGTCGAATACCGTCAGCTTCGTCTCGAACGCGTCGTGTTGGCCGGTCTGTGGTCAGACGGCACCGCGGAACAAGCCGAAAACTCGCTCCGTGAGCTCGCGGCGCTCGCCGAAACCGCCGGCTCGGAAGTATTGGACGGCGTGATCCAGCGCCGCGTGAAGCCAGACCCGGGAACCTATTTCGGTTCAGGTAAGGCAACCGAGTTGCGTGACATTGTGACGGAGGTCGGCGCGGACACCGTGATCGTGGATAGCGAGCTCGCGCCCTCTCAACGCCGTGGCCTCGAAGACGTCATCAAGGTCAAGGTCATCGACCGTACCGCTCTGATCCTGGATATTTTCGCCCAGCACGCTAAATCCCGCGAAGGTAAGGCCCAAGTCGAGCTGGCTCAGCTCGAATACCTCTTGCCGCGGCTTCGCGGCTGGGGTGAATCGATGTCGCGGCAGGCCGGCGGCCAGGTCGCCGGTGGTGCCGGTATCGGTTCGCGTGGCCCGGGTGAAACGAAGATCGAGCTGGATCGCCGCCGCATCCGCAACCGCATGGCCAAGCTGCGCCGCGAGATCAAAGCGATGAAGCCGGCACGCGAAGCCAAGCGCGCCAACCGCAAGCGTCACTCGGTGCCGTCTGTGGCCATCGTCGGCTACACCAACGCCGGCAAGTCCTCGCTACTCAACCGGCTGACTGACGCCGGGGTCCTGGTGGAGAACGCTCTGTTCGCTACCCTGGACCCGACTGTGCGTTCAGCGCAGACCCCTGACGGCATCGGCTATACCCTCACAGACACGGTCGGTTTCGTGCGCAACCTGCCAACCCACCTTGTGGAGGCGTTCCGTTCAACCTTGGAAGAAGCCGCGGATGCCGACGTGCTGCTTCACGTGGTCGATGCCTCCCACCCGGACCCGATGTCGCAGATCCAAGCGGTGCACGAGGTGCTCGCGGACATTGAGGCGGACTGCCCTGAGCTCATCGTGCTGAACAAGGCGGACCTCGCCGATGCGCATACGCTGGCTCAGTTGCGCCGCAACCATCCTGACCACGTTGTGGTCTCTGCCCGCACGGGCCAGGGCATCGACGAGCTCAAAGAAAGGATCTCGCGCACTATCCCGCGCCCGCACACCGAAGTGCGCGCCTTGATCCCATACACCGAAGGCGACTTGGTGGCGCGCCTGCACGGTCAGGACGCCGAACTGCTCGAGCTTGAACACGTCGAAGACGGGACACAGATCCACGCGCTAGTCCGCCCCGATCTCGCTGATGCGCTTGCACCGTACGCGCAGACTAACGATGCGCAAGCCCACACGGCCGATGAGGCCCAGGCCGAGGCGACCGAAGAGGCGAACGAAGAGGCGAACGAATGAGCCAGGACGTTTCGGCTGGGTCCGAGCCAGAAAGCACCGCTGCATCTGAAACGGGTGCCGCATCGGAGGCTTCAACTGAGTCGGGTGAGCCCGCCGTTGAAGAGGTTGAGCGTCTGCTGACCACGGCGGTGGACAAGATGGGTGGGCAGCGCCGCGATGGTCAGCATGAGATGGCGCATTCGGTTGCGTACGCTCTGTCCACGGGTACGCACCTGCTGGTGCAGGCCGGGACCGGCACGGGTAAGTCGATGGCGTACTTGATTCCTGCGATCCGGCACGCGATCGAGGCGGATAAACCTGTAGTGGTTGCCACCGCAACGTTGGCGTTGCAGTCCCAGGTTGTGGGGCGCGATGTTCCGCGGCTTCTGAAGGCTCTGGAAGATGAACTTCCGCGGCCGGTGGACGTCACCCTGCTCAAGGGGCGGAACAACTATGTGTGCAAATATAAGCTCTCTGGCGGGTATCCGGAGGATGAGGACGCGGGCTCGCTTTTCGATGCGTCCCTGGCAGACCCGAATGCGGCCGAGGACGGCCCGACTTCGCCTTTGGGTCAGGAGATTATGCGCATCCGGAAGTGGGCTGAAGAGAGCGAGACGGGGGACCGGGATGAGCTGATCCCTTCGGTTTCGGATAGGGCGTGGCGGCAGGCTTCGGTGTCCTCGCTTGAATGTCTGGGTACCCAGCATTGTCCTATGGCGGAGGAATGTTTCACGGAGCGTGCCCGCGCGTTGGCCGCTGAGTCCGATGTGGTGGTCACTAACCACGCGATGCTCGCTTTTTCTGCGTTTGAGCAGCTACCGGTTTTACCGGATTTCGATGTTGTGATTGTGGATGAGGCCCACGAGTTGCAGGACCGGGTCACGAACACGTACACGCGCCCGCTCACCCACACCGCGATCACGCACGCGGCGCAGGGAGCTAAGAAGCACCTCAAGGTTGCGTCGAAGGCGTTATCTGATGCCGCTAAGGCTTTTGAGAAGTCTGTCACGAACATCCCGACAGGTCTTCAGCCGCGCGGTTTGACCGAGGCTCAACGTGCCGCTGTGATGCAGGTTTTCGAATCAGCGAAGGTCGTGATGGCGGATTCCAAACGCGAGGCTGGCGATGCGGCTCCGGATGGCGCCTGGCAGTCCGCGCGTTCCGCGGTGGCTCAGGTTGTTGAGCTGGCTGAACGTTTGTTGAACGCTGGTCAGGGCGACGAGGTTGTGTGGGCGGCCCGGCCCGGCAGCTTCGAGCCAGGGCGCGGCTATGTGGTTCCGGATGATTCTGAACCGGCGTCTTTGATGGTTGCCCCGTTGTCTGTTGCGATGCAGATGCGGGATGGCTTGTTCGCGGACCGGACCGTGGTTTTGACCTCGGCCACACTTGCTGTGGGTGAGGCTTTTGAGCCGGTTGCTGGCGGTTTGGGGTTGATGGGGCCGGAGGCTCCTGAGTGGGATTCGGTTGATGTTGGTTCGCCGTTTGAGTATGAGAAGCAGGGCGTGCTGTATGTGGCTCAGCATCTTCCGCCTCCAGGCCGCGGGGTCTCTGAAGCAGCTATCGATGAGCTTGTGGACTTGATCAAGGCTTCTGGCGGTGCGGCGTTGGCGCTGTTTTCTTCACGCCGAGCCGCTGAGGACGCCGCCGCTGCGTGCCGTGAACGTCTGGATGTGCCGATTTTGGTGCAGGGCGAGGCGTCAATGACGGAGCTGGTGCGGGAGTTCTCAGCTGATGAGCAGACTTGTCTGTTCGGGACGATGACGCTGTGGCAGGGTGTGGATGTACCGGGGCGGCATTGTCGTTTGGTGGTGATTGATCGGATCCCGTTCCCGCGCCCTGACGATCCTTTGATGACTGCGAGGACCCGTGACGTGAATGAGCACGGCGGGAATGGGTTCATGTCTGTTTCGGCGCATCACGCGGCGATCCGTTTGGCGCAGGGTGTGGGCCGTCTGATCCGTTCCACAGAGGACAGGGGAGTGGCCGCGATCCTGGATTCGCGGATGGCCACCCGTCGCTACGGTGCATATCTGCGTAGCGCGTTGCCACCGTTGTGGACCACAACTGACCGGAATACGGTTCTCGGCGCTTTGGGACGCCTGCGCGAAGCCAATAAGTAGCGCGGCGCTCATGGAAACGGCGCGGCGATACGGGCCCTGCGCTTAAGAGGGGTTGCCTGAACGGGCCTGCGCTTAGAGGGAGCGCAGCACGGATACGACGCGGCCCATGATTTGTGCGTGGTCACCCAGGATGGGTTCGTATTGCGAGTTCTGAGGCAGTAGCCACGTGTGGCCGTCGCGTTGACGGAAGGTCTTCACGGTGGCTTCGTCATCCAGCAGCGCTGCGACAATCTCGCCGTTCTGTGCGGTGTTTTGGCGGCGGACCACAACCCAGTCGCCATCGCAGATCGCGGCGTCGATCATCGAGTCCCCAGAGACTTTGAGCATGAACAGTTCGCCGTGCCCTACAAGCTGACGTGGCAGGGTCACGACGTCTTCAACGTGTTGTTCAGCAAGGATCGGTCCACCTGCCGCGATACGGCCGACGAGTGGGATCTCAGCCGAGTCTTCCCCGCCGCGAGCCTTGAACTGCGTGATGTTGGCGGAGTCGGTGGCGTTGGAGGATTGTGCGGTGCTGGCGGAGTCTGTGGTGTTTGGGAGTTTGGCTGCACCGGGCATTGGTGTGACCTCCGCTAGGCCGGCGCCTGTCGCTGCTCCGAGTGCGGCCGCACTAGCTGTGGTGGAGTCCTTCTGGGTCACGTCCAGGGTGGACGGATAGAGAACCTCGAGCGCGCGGGGGAGTTTGGGGTCGCGGCGAATCCAACCGAGCTTGTTGAGCTGCTGCAGTTGGTGTGTCACCGAAGACAGCGATTTCAACCCGACCGCGTCACCGATCTCACGCATCGTGGGCGGATACCCCTGATTCTCTAAGAAAGACTCGATGCACTTCAGCACAGAGCGTTGACGCGAAGTCAGCGGTTTCGAAGGGCGTGCGGGCTGGGTGTCCATCGACGGTGTATCGGTGCTCATTCGTTTCCCATCCTTCGTTTCCCATCCCTGGTTCGCTACCCATGGCCATCAATGTGTCAGGGGGTTGTTCTTGACTGTAATGACAGTCCACATCGGTAGTTACAGCCTATATGGCTTCGCCGCATATTCAAAGATATGTACGAAGACTATTGAGCAGATTCGGAGATGTGTGCTAGAAATATATCGAAGAGATGTTCGAATATATGTTCTGTTCGATGTCGGAAGGAATGGTCATGGTGGAAACCGTTGTCATGTCGAATACTGCTGAACGGCCCGTCAATTCTGATGAGCGCATTGTTAACACTGCTCATCACGAGCACGCATCACGTCAACGTATCCGTCTGACTTCACGGGGGCGGTTTGTGTTCTTCGGCCTGCCGACTATGGCTTTGGTCGTTGGCGTGTTTTTGATGCTCTCGGCCTTGCTTCAGCCTGCTCAGGCAACCACGGGTGAGCCGGTGACCGCGCAGGGGGATCGCTTGGTTGAGGTCACCGTTGCGCATGGAGATACCTTGTGGGAGCTAGCTGAGCACTATGCACCTGAACGCGATGTCCGCGACACGGTGGCTCTGATCCAAAAGCACAACTCTTTTGATGGAGCGCTCGTTCCGGGGCAGAAGCTCGTTGTCCCGGTCAGCTACTAACCCGACCTCAGCGTGAGTGGATGCGCAATAGGGCGACCCTAATTCGAGACGCCACTTAGCCGATCCCTAGACTTGAACCATGTCTCAGGATGCTATGCAACGGCTCAACCAACTTCCACTTAGGGATAACCTCCGTGGGCTCTCCCCGTACGGCGCCCCACAGATCGACGTTCCGGTACAGCTGAACGTTAACGAAAACACTCACCCGCTGCCACAAGACGTGATCGATGAGATCGCCGCATCCGTACGCGAGGCCGCACACAGCCTCAACCGCTACCCAGATCGGGAATTCACGGCGCTACGCACCGCACTCGCCGAATACCTCGGCCGCGGGCTCACCCCAGAAAACGTGTGGGCTGCTAACGGCTCCAACGAAGTACTGCAACAGATCCTGCAAGCCTTCGGCGGTCCAGGCCGAACCCTGCTGAGCTTCCCACCCACCTATTCGATGTACCCGCTGTTGGCGTCTGGAACAGACACCACATACATCGCCGGCCACCGCGCCGAGGACTACAGCCTCAGCGCGGAATCCGCGGCAGAACAAGTCCGCACACACAAACCGAACATCGTGTTCCTGTGCTCGCCCAATAACCCGACCGGGACCGGGCTCGAACTCGACGTCGTGCGCGCCGTCTATGAGGCCGGCGAAGAGTTCCAGACCATCGTCGTCGTTGACGAGGCCTACGCCGAATTCGCGCACGACCCAGACTCGACCGCCCTCACCCTGCTTGAGGGTCGGCAACGGTTGATCGTCTCCCGAACCATG
The Pseudoglutamicibacter albus DNA segment above includes these coding regions:
- a CDS encoding FBP domain-containing protein, encoding MQAVSAEALAGCFVNATRREAAGAVPPFPLAEYHWEAMEFLGWRDQRDRTRAYLVVEVDGVLRGAVLRPTHTPGVHGVCALCRDVTELAGVRMFSARRAGDAGRSGNSVATLIHEDFHCNEYARRLPTPMEGALDPELFRSQRVEALQQRCLGFMRRITG
- the miaA gene encoding tRNA (adenosine(37)-N6)-dimethylallyltransferase MiaA gives rise to the protein MNPNPVIAVVGPTGTGKSELALDLCHMLNGEVVNTDALQFYRGMDIGTAKLPVAQRQGIEHHLLDIMDVTEEASVAVFQQQARDAIAEIQARGRTAVLVGGSGLYVRAVLDEIEFPPTDPEVRAEIEAWADARSAEEVREALRAVDPASAEKITDVRRMIRALEVHRISGRAFTSFMPQRIYHQPAVQVGLDLDPAVLNEALLQRVHRMYQAGLLDEVRELITHGLREGRTASAAIGYKQALAVLDGQMSQDEAIESTHIATRQFAKRQRTWFRADPRVKHYDAGAGAREIARAFVAEAIPEAL
- a CDS encoding regulatory protein RecX — translated: MSHTPDTSGNSGENPAGLSDEKLAERQRLQNLLGLVPASSLSQPADSDVDAKPTRSDNRSTLGKSARSKKRKAKPASIQQLQRQLKALREQRREREHQPLTGGSAPAFGRTQSDEDEPSAKYANGAAANTNAGTAEAPVPEWLNTDAEVPEWMLGDLPNDVLELIEAGETLNAPGGEPPSNEEASEPAEELTSEQAERLCRETALRLLSTRARSRYEIEENLRRKELPDDAIAHVMDRFEEVGLIDDEAFAHAWVESRNRSKGYASARLSQELRRKGIGEEHIAAALEQLDGDDLRAQAEQLALKRLGHSDLPPDRYGPDRKEREKVMRRIVSHLQRKGYAPGMCMAATRAAMQRHDSGERG
- the recA gene encoding recombinase RecA — its product is MAAQDREKALNQALAQIDRQFGKGAVMRLGDETKAPIETISTSSIALDAALGIGGLPRGRVVEIYGPESSGKTTVALHAVANAQRNGGIAAFIDAEHALDPVYAAKIGVDTDALLVAQPDTGEQALEIMDMLVSSGTIDIVVIDSVAALVPRAEIEGEMGDSHVGLQARLMSQALRKITGRLAQTKTTAIFINQLREKIGVFFGSPETTTGGKALKFYASVRVDVRRIETLKDGANPVGNRTRAKIVKNKMAPPFKQAEFDILYGEGISREGGLLDMGVENSLVKKSGAWYTYDGDQLGQGKENARRFLKDNPDLADELERQIRIKLGIDEDPEAENEANLKAVPKA
- the miaB gene encoding tRNA (N6-isopentenyl adenosine(37)-C2)-methylthiotransferase MiaB; translation: MTASNSATEHHTDGAQHTARTYQVNTFGCQMNVHDSERIAGLLETAGMVPVEPGTDEGDADVVVFNTCAVRENADNKLYGHLGMLKAAKDENPDLQIAVGGCLAQKDRDTIVKRAPWVDVVFGTHNVGSLPVLLERARHNKEAQVEILEALEVFPSTLPAKRESHSAGWVSISVGCNNTCTFCIVPSLRGKEKDRRPGEILAEVQALVDDGAIEVTLLGQNVNSYGVEFGDRQAFSKLLRACGEIEGLERVRFTSPHPAMFTDDVIEAMAETPNVMPQLHMPLQSGSDKVLKDMRRSYRSKKFLGILEKVRERMPHAAITTDIIVGFPGETDEDFEETMRVVEQSRFHQAFTFQYSPRPGTPAAEYENQVPKDVVQERFERLVALQDRISAEENQKLLGTTVELIVADEKGRKAEETGRLAGRAQDQRLVHFSVPEGGQTPRPGDAVTVPITHAGSFHLLADPTLEQYSVRRTRSGDAWERAQADSCSPGGSASGKGVSLGMPSLRPQA
- a CDS encoding DUF3046 domain-containing protein, whose product is MRLSDFHRMVTEEFGEAAGEHLMLTMALTECDGLTAADALEAGFEPKTVWLALCRAKDVPESRWLGRDLPLRDTPWDG